The following proteins are co-located in the Methanoregula sp. UBA64 genome:
- a CDS encoding orotate phosphoribosyltransferase-like protein — protein MSSLDDLIARAKVLLSEGHSPGQIADELSLSMETVTWLLTQAKGGAAAPTKDVHIDWTAVSSQAPLLDGIAQMLLNRYYSAQKTDESPAADVIVGIALSGIPLATVISVQEAAKLAIYHPAKQNASEHPVGSISGNFAQIADERCIIVDDVITSGNTMREVVKYLKKHGATPVAIWVIFDKRGIRDIDGVPLYSLFKISRID, from the coding sequence ATGTCTTCCCTTGACGATCTGATTGCCCGGGCCAAAGTGCTGTTATCCGAAGGGCACAGCCCCGGCCAGATTGCAGACGAACTATCGCTCTCCATGGAGACGGTGACCTGGCTTTTGACCCAGGCAAAGGGAGGGGCCGCCGCTCCCACAAAGGATGTCCACATCGACTGGACCGCGGTGAGCAGCCAGGCGCCGCTCCTCGATGGCATCGCCCAGATGCTCCTCAACCGGTACTATTCGGCACAGAAAACGGACGAGTCCCCGGCAGCGGACGTGATCGTGGGGATCGCCCTCTCGGGAATCCCGCTCGCAACCGTGATCTCCGTACAGGAGGCGGCAAAACTCGCGATCTACCACCCGGCAAAACAGAACGCAAGCGAGCACCCGGTCGGCTCGATCAGCGGGAACTTTGCGCAGATTGCAGACGAGCGCTGCATTATCGTAGACGATGTGATCACCTCGGGGAACACGATGCGGGAAGTCGTGAAGTACTTAAAGAAACACGGGGCAACGCCCGTTGCCATCTGGGTGATCTTCGACAAGCGCGGCATCCGGGACATTGATGGCGTGCCCTTGTACTCGCTCTTCAAGATATCCCGTATAGACTGA
- a CDS encoding NOB1 family endonuclease yields MKCVLDSSVFFLDYPADGECYTTPSVVDELVDLKSKCRFDLLVSAGLAVQAPEKGDLARVKEAAQKTGDVSVISATDCDLLALALGLGATIFTDDFAIQNVAAALKIPVQPLRQRAAKPVAWKYRCSGCGRYYKTEMPGGECPVCGAAIRRKLK; encoded by the coding sequence ATGAAATGCGTGCTTGATTCCTCAGTCTTTTTTCTGGATTACCCGGCGGACGGGGAGTGCTACACCACGCCATCGGTCGTGGACGAACTTGTTGACCTGAAAAGCAAGTGCCGGTTCGACCTGCTCGTTTCCGCCGGCCTTGCGGTGCAGGCGCCGGAGAAGGGCGACCTTGCCCGGGTAAAAGAGGCGGCACAAAAGACCGGCGACGTTTCCGTGATCTCTGCCACCGACTGCGATCTGCTCGCGCTGGCGCTCGGCCTTGGCGCTACGATCTTCACCGACGACTTTGCGATCCAGAACGTGGCTGCGGCCCTAAAAATCCCGGTGCAGCCGCTCCGGCAGCGGGCCGCAAAACCGGTGGCATGGAAGTACCGGTGCAGCGGGTGCGGGCGGTACTACAAGACGGAGATGCCCGGCGGGGAATGCCCGGTCTGCGGCGCGGCCATCAGACGAAAACTTAAATAG
- the lonB gene encoding ATP-dependent protease LonB — protein sequence MENTDQTVPVQDEKAHVSPAPEPAAGQAAAAPEAAQPAVPVVEGASSQIEVPAKLIDQVIGQERAVEVIKKAATQRRHVMMIGSPGTGKSMLAKAMAQLLPKEELQDILVYPNSDDPNNPIIRTVAAGRGKQIVAAHKAEAKKKIQFRNTLLLILIIGIIGYAFITYQWLMGVIAAAFVFLALRYTTPREEAMVPKLLVSNDTKSAAPFIDATGSHAGALLGDVRHDPFQSGGLETPAHDRVEGGAIHRSNGGVLFIDEINTLDPHSQQNLLTALQEGEFPITGQSERSSGAMVRTEPVPCKFVMVAAGNLDAIQGMHPALRSRIRGYGYEVYMADSMEDTPENREKYVRFIAQEVKNDGKIPHFDKTAIDEIIREARRRSNRKGHLTLKLRDMGGLIRVAGDIARQEGATLTTAAHVITAKKTARSIEDQVSDEVTRHLREYEMTVVEGTRVGRVNGLAVTGSDAGSVLPIMAEVTPAIGKAGGEVIATGLLKEIAQESIKNVSAILKKFTGRDVKNIDIHIQFIGTYMGVEGDSASVSVATAVISAIEGIPVRQDLAMTGSLSVRGDVLPVGGVTYKIEAAVKAGIRTVLIPRMNLNDVLIEEQYKPLVTIVPVDTIDEVLKYALVPENMDGFLAKLKQMAARSTAMFAEPASVNKTAA from the coding sequence ATGGAAAACACGGATCAAACAGTACCGGTGCAGGATGAAAAGGCTCATGTGAGCCCGGCGCCGGAGCCTGCAGCAGGGCAGGCAGCCGCAGCACCTGAAGCGGCACAGCCGGCAGTGCCGGTGGTTGAGGGAGCGTCCTCACAGATCGAGGTCCCGGCAAAACTGATCGATCAGGTCATCGGCCAGGAACGTGCGGTCGAAGTCATCAAGAAGGCCGCCACCCAGCGCCGGCATGTCATGATGATCGGAAGCCCGGGCACGGGCAAGTCGATGCTCGCAAAAGCCATGGCCCAGCTCCTGCCAAAAGAGGAGCTCCAGGACATCCTGGTCTATCCGAACTCCGACGACCCCAACAACCCGATCATCCGGACCGTTGCTGCGGGCCGGGGCAAGCAGATCGTTGCCGCCCACAAGGCCGAGGCGAAAAAGAAGATCCAGTTCCGCAACACGCTGCTGTTGATCCTCATCATCGGTATCATCGGGTACGCGTTCATCACCTACCAGTGGCTGATGGGTGTTATCGCCGCAGCATTCGTTTTCCTCGCCCTGCGCTATACCACGCCCCGCGAAGAGGCGATGGTCCCCAAGCTCCTCGTGTCGAACGATACGAAAAGCGCCGCACCCTTTATCGATGCAACCGGTTCGCACGCGGGAGCGCTCCTCGGCGATGTCCGGCACGACCCGTTCCAGAGCGGCGGCCTTGAGACCCCCGCCCACGACCGGGTAGAAGGCGGCGCCATCCACCGTTCGAACGGCGGCGTCCTCTTCATCGACGAGATCAATACGCTCGACCCGCACTCCCAGCAGAACCTGCTCACCGCTCTCCAGGAAGGGGAGTTCCCCATCACCGGCCAGAGCGAGCGTTCGAGCGGCGCCATGGTCCGGACCGAGCCGGTTCCCTGCAAGTTCGTGATGGTCGCGGCCGGCAACCTCGATGCGATCCAGGGCATGCACCCGGCGCTCCGGTCCCGTATCCGCGGGTACGGGTACGAGGTCTACATGGCCGACAGCATGGAGGACACGCCCGAGAACCGGGAGAAGTACGTCCGCTTCATTGCCCAGGAAGTAAAAAACGACGGCAAGATCCCGCACTTCGACAAGACGGCAATCGACGAGATCATCCGCGAAGCCCGCCGGCGCTCGAACCGGAAAGGCCACCTTACCTTAAAGCTCCGCGACATGGGCGGGCTCATCCGTGTCGCGGGCGATATCGCCCGGCAGGAAGGGGCAACGCTCACCACCGCCGCCCACGTGATCACCGCAAAGAAGACCGCCCGTTCGATCGAGGACCAGGTCTCCGATGAAGTGACCCGGCACCTCCGCGAGTACGAGATGACCGTGGTCGAAGGCACCCGGGTCGGCCGGGTCAACGGCCTTGCGGTCACCGGCAGCGATGCCGGCTCGGTCCTCCCCATCATGGCGGAAGTGACCCCGGCAATCGGGAAGGCCGGCGGCGAAGTGATCGCAACCGGTCTCTTAAAGGAGATCGCCCAGGAATCGATCAAGAACGTCAGTGCGATCTTAAAGAAATTCACCGGCCGCGATGTCAAGAACATCGATATCCACATCCAGTTCATCGGCACCTACATGGGTGTCGAGGGAGATTCGGCATCGGTCAGTGTCGCGACGGCGGTTATCAGCGCCATCGAAGGGATCCCGGTCCGGCAGGACCTTGCCATGACCGGCTCCCTCTCGGTCCGGGGCGACGTGCTCCCGGTCGGCGGCGTGACCTACAAGATCGAGGCCGCGGTAAAAGCCGGCATCAGGACCGTGCTCATCCCGCGGATGAACCTCAACGATGTCTTAATCGAGGAGCAGTACAAGCCCCTTGTCACCATCGTCCCGGTCGATACCATCGACGAGGTGCTCAAGTACGCCCTTGTCCCGGAGAACATGGACGGGTTCCTCGCCAAGCTCAAGCAGATGGCGGCCCGGTCAACGGCGATGTTTGCCGAACCGGCGTCGGTCAATAAGACGGCAGCATGA
- a CDS encoding symporter small accessory protein, translating to MLVLGIPDPQIWIGYGLAIGFTLACIVYGIVNWNKGGETGGS from the coding sequence ATGCTCGTTCTTGGGATTCCTGATCCTCAGATATGGATTGGCTATGGGCTTGCCATCGGTTTTACGCTGGCGTGTATCGTGTACGGAATAGTAAACTGGAACAAGGGAGGGGAAACCGGTGGCAGTTGA
- the thsA gene encoding thermosome subunit alpha, producing MLSGQPIIILKDNVERNTGKEAQRSNIMAAKAIAGAVRTTLGPRGMDKMLVGSTGDIVITNDGATILQEISVQHPGAKMVIEVAKTQDDEVGDGTTTAVVIAGSLMEQAEKLLEQGIHPTVIAQGYRLGMEKALEITKSLSFKVDPTDRKTMLKIADTSITGKSIESVKKKLDGIIVDAVMTIAEKQNGKYLADEDDVLIKKQKGQAMDDAELIRGIVLDKKRVNEGMPKKVTKAKVALIATPLEITKTQVKAKIKITTADQIAAFSEQERETLKRLADAIVAAGANVVLCQKGISDAVQFFLAKNGIYAVEDVPEKDMKYAARALHANIVNKPEDLTAKDLGTAETVEEDNDIDITRISGCKNPKATTILLRGTSDYLLDELERAVVDGTSVIMDAIEDGTYVVGGGAVETELLMKIRNYAETVGGRVQLAIEGYATAFEVIPRTLAENSGYNPIDKLVELKNAHAKGKKTAGLNVYNGQVIDMHAEGVLEPLRSKRQSIESASETAIMLIRVDDMMITQSKAPAGMPPMA from the coding sequence ATGTTATCTGGTCAACCGATTATCATCCTAAAAGACAATGTGGAGCGCAACACCGGCAAGGAAGCCCAGCGCTCGAACATTATGGCCGCAAAGGCAATTGCAGGTGCCGTGCGGACAACGCTTGGCCCCCGGGGCATGGACAAGATGCTCGTGGGATCCACCGGCGACATTGTGATCACGAACGACGGCGCGACGATTTTACAGGAGATCTCGGTCCAGCACCCCGGTGCGAAGATGGTCATCGAGGTCGCAAAGACCCAGGACGATGAAGTCGGCGACGGCACCACGACCGCGGTCGTCATTGCCGGCTCGCTCATGGAGCAGGCCGAGAAGCTGCTCGAACAGGGTATCCACCCGACCGTGATCGCCCAGGGCTACCGGCTCGGCATGGAAAAAGCGCTCGAGATCACGAAGTCACTCTCGTTCAAGGTCGACCCCACGGACCGCAAGACCATGCTCAAGATCGCCGACACCTCGATCACCGGCAAGTCCATTGAGTCCGTCAAGAAGAAACTCGACGGCATCATTGTCGATGCGGTCATGACGATTGCAGAGAAGCAGAACGGCAAGTACCTCGCGGACGAGGACGATGTTCTCATCAAGAAGCAGAAGGGCCAGGCCATGGACGATGCAGAGCTCATCAGGGGCATTGTCCTTGACAAGAAGCGCGTGAACGAGGGCATGCCAAAGAAGGTCACGAAGGCAAAGGTCGCCCTGATTGCAACGCCGCTTGAAATCACCAAGACCCAGGTAAAGGCCAAGATCAAGATCACCACCGCCGACCAGATCGCTGCATTCTCCGAACAGGAGCGCGAGACCTTAAAGCGGCTCGCCGACGCCATCGTGGCCGCCGGTGCAAACGTGGTGCTCTGCCAGAAGGGTATCTCGGATGCAGTCCAGTTCTTCCTTGCAAAGAACGGGATCTACGCTGTCGAGGATGTTCCCGAGAAGGACATGAAGTACGCGGCCCGGGCACTCCACGCAAATATCGTGAACAAGCCCGAGGACCTTACGGCAAAGGACCTCGGCACCGCGGAAACCGTTGAGGAAGACAACGATATCGACATCACGAGAATCTCCGGCTGCAAGAACCCGAAGGCAACCACCATCCTGCTCCGCGGCACGAGCGACTACCTGCTCGACGAACTCGAACGGGCAGTAGTGGACGGCACCAGCGTGATTATGGACGCCATTGAGGACGGCACGTACGTGGTCGGCGGCGGTGCGGTCGAGACCGAGCTCTTAATGAAGATCCGCAACTATGCCGAGACGGTCGGAGGCCGGGTCCAGCTCGCCATCGAGGGATATGCAACGGCATTCGAAGTCATCCCCCGCACGCTTGCCGAGAACTCGGGCTACAACCCGATCGACAAGCTCGTCGAGCTCAAGAACGCCCACGCCAAGGGCAAGAAGACCGCCGGCCTCAATGTCTATAACGGCCAGGTCATCGACATGCACGCCGAGGGCGTGCTCGAGCCGCTCCGCTCCAAGCGCCAGTCGATCGAGAGCGCTTCCGAGACCGCGATCATGCTGATCCGGGTCGACGACATGATGATCACCCAGTCCAAGGCCCCGGCCGGCATGCCGCCGATGGCATAA
- a CDS encoding cupredoxin domain-containing protein has translation MKAYPVLALLAACLILVAGCTQSAAPAQPATATATPADQVTATYTYTLAKTPTTTPVSVSDNTIIIKDMAFTPDTITVKAGSIVRWVNKDSITHSVVFSKESKINPSGVLRNGEGFSVRFYDAGTFPYNCGLHPEMTGTVIVTQ, from the coding sequence ATGAAGGCATATCCCGTTCTTGCACTTCTTGCTGCCTGCCTCATCCTCGTTGCAGGATGCACGCAGAGCGCAGCGCCGGCACAGCCGGCCACGGCCACTGCCACGCCCGCGGACCAGGTCACGGCAACCTACACCTACACGCTGGCAAAGACCCCGACAACCACGCCGGTCTCGGTCTCCGATAACACGATCATCATAAAGGACATGGCATTTACCCCGGACACGATTACCGTAAAGGCCGGTTCGATCGTCCGCTGGGTCAACAAGGACAGCATTACGCATTCTGTCGTGTTCTCCAAGGAATCCAAGATCAACCCGTCGGGAGTCCTGAGGAATGGCGAAGGGTTCTCGGTCCGGTTCTATGACGCCGGTACCTTCCCCTACAATTGCGGCCTCCACCCGGAGATGACCGGCACGGTGATCGTGACGCAATAA
- a CDS encoding DEAD/DEAH box helicase, with amino-acid sequence MQQGSTTTPSVFPGLHESLKSVLAERLGWTELREVQERAYRAIAQKNDVLVLAPTAGGKSEAALIPVVDDILKSGAPGVACIYLSPLKALINDQEERIAAFARPTGLSLAKWHGDVPKGGRGWKESEAPQFLLITPESLEVLLHEKDLRADLANLRYVIADELHAFVESERGVQMKVLLDRLDRIARQPVQRIGLSATVGNPEEVLAWFSPGAKKKQVVAVPALPAEKRFRFVVEPDPARRIDALARLVAKKKALVFVNSRAGAEEIVQQAAGIIPNLSIHHSSVSAAKKKEAEAAFHSDDGACIVCTSTLELGIDIGDLDIVVQAGPPDSVSSFLQRMGRAGRRDRPANVAWLLSDPRELLTSCAILECAREKQVEPLVPLQKPYAVLVQQLFLYVAAAKRAGRGTLARDLLALPAFAGITGDEFDRILAYLTEGGYLDADGDIILPGPALEREFGRSNYRDLYSVIAGGGEYRAVTPEGEPVGMVDARFARRENPGDFALGGSTWSVVKCDESHGLVVVVPGGGGTRSGRIFTSPGEEASLSPVIAGAVQRIAARGASTLPLGEAEQEILAAALHNFPEGLPAAGLALREEKGTAGKAVVVYSFHGSRFNRVLAYLLRGRLKKTEVRYDDERVRVFRAGKEGATGRVADAIREIAAAPPGEAGAFLPLPAPAASKFARCLPEDLIRRQALADYYRLDGCLAILGSGPVTVLPGPDQFKRTDRVT; translated from the coding sequence GTGCAACAGGGAAGTACTACGACGCCCTCGGTTTTTCCCGGTCTCCACGAGTCGCTCAAATCCGTGCTTGCAGAGCGGCTGGGCTGGACCGAGCTCCGCGAGGTACAGGAGCGGGCGTACCGGGCAATCGCCCAAAAAAACGATGTGCTCGTGCTCGCCCCGACCGCGGGGGGCAAGTCCGAGGCCGCGCTTATTCCGGTGGTCGACGATATTTTGAAATCCGGCGCACCGGGCGTTGCCTGCATCTACCTCTCGCCCTTAAAGGCGCTCATCAACGATCAGGAAGAGCGGATCGCGGCATTTGCCCGGCCCACCGGCCTCTCGCTTGCAAAATGGCACGGCGATGTCCCGAAAGGCGGCCGGGGCTGGAAGGAGAGCGAGGCCCCGCAGTTCCTGCTCATCACGCCCGAATCGCTCGAAGTGCTCCTGCACGAAAAGGATCTCCGTGCCGATCTCGCGAACCTGAGGTACGTGATCGCGGACGAGCTCCACGCGTTTGTCGAATCGGAGCGGGGCGTGCAGATGAAAGTCCTCCTTGACCGGCTCGACCGGATCGCACGACAACCGGTGCAGAGGATCGGCCTCTCGGCAACGGTAGGTAACCCGGAGGAAGTCCTTGCCTGGTTCTCGCCCGGCGCCAAAAAAAAGCAGGTGGTCGCGGTCCCGGCGCTGCCGGCAGAGAAACGGTTCCGGTTTGTGGTCGAGCCGGACCCGGCCCGGAGGATAGATGCCCTTGCCCGGCTCGTTGCCAAAAAAAAGGCGCTCGTCTTTGTCAACAGCCGGGCCGGTGCAGAGGAGATCGTGCAGCAGGCGGCGGGAATTATCCCCAACCTCTCCATCCACCACTCCTCGGTCTCTGCAGCCAAAAAAAAGGAGGCGGAGGCGGCCTTCCACAGCGACGACGGCGCCTGTATAGTCTGCACGAGCACGCTCGAACTGGGGATCGATATCGGGGACCTCGACATCGTGGTGCAGGCCGGGCCGCCGGACTCGGTCTCATCGTTTTTGCAGAGGATGGGCCGGGCGGGCCGGAGGGACCGGCCGGCGAATGTCGCGTGGCTCCTCTCGGATCCAAGGGAACTGCTCACCAGCTGCGCCATCCTCGAATGCGCGAGAGAAAAACAGGTCGAGCCGCTCGTTCCCTTACAAAAACCGTATGCCGTGCTCGTCCAGCAGCTCTTCCTGTATGTGGCCGCTGCAAAGCGGGCGGGCCGGGGAACGCTCGCCCGCGACCTCCTCGCGCTCCCCGCGTTTGCCGGGATTACCGGAGACGAGTTCGACCGGATCCTCGCGTACCTCACGGAGGGGGGATACCTCGACGCCGATGGCGACATCATCCTTCCCGGCCCGGCCCTGGAGCGGGAGTTCGGCCGCTCGAATTACCGGGACCTGTACTCGGTGATCGCCGGCGGGGGCGAGTACCGGGCGGTGACGCCCGAGGGCGAGCCGGTCGGGATGGTGGACGCCCGGTTTGCCCGCCGGGAGAACCCGGGGGACTTTGCCCTTGGCGGCTCGACCTGGTCGGTGGTCAAGTGCGACGAGAGCCACGGCCTTGTGGTCGTGGTCCCGGGCGGTGGCGGCACCCGGTCGGGGAGGATCTTTACTTCCCCGGGCGAAGAGGCATCGCTCTCGCCGGTGATTGCCGGAGCCGTCCAGCGGATTGCCGCCCGCGGTGCGAGCACGCTCCCGCTCGGGGAGGCAGAGCAGGAGATCCTTGCCGCGGCGCTCCATAACTTCCCGGAAGGTCTCCCAGCCGCCGGCCTTGCCCTCCGCGAGGAGAAAGGAACTGCCGGCAAAGCCGTGGTCGTGTACTCGTTCCACGGCAGCCGGTTCAACCGGGTGCTCGCGTATCTCCTCCGGGGCCGGCTAAAAAAAACCGAGGTGCGGTACGATGACGAGCGGGTCAGGGTCTTCCGGGCCGGAAAAGAGGGAGCCACCGGACGGGTGGCAGACGCGATCCGGGAGATTGCGGCCGCCCCGCCCGGAGAGGCCGGCGCATTCCTGCCCCTGCCGGCCCCTGCGGCATCCAAGTTTGCCCGCTGCCTGCCCGAGGACCTTATCCGCAGGCAGGCGCTCGCGGACTACTACCGGCTCGATGGCTGCCTTGCGATCCTTGGATCCGGGCCGGTGACCGTGCTTCCCGGCCCGGATCAGTTTAAGAGGACCGATCGCGTAACATAA
- a CDS encoding TldD/PmbA family protein has protein sequence MTEIPGIRYYDVRQVTGETTHIDIDKGVIESAGVSFFKKAVVRVLGPHGWGIVETDKPEELTGKKFETLLASGLRLAQLTGDPVSLADVSRTILPVPKVKEDCREIGLEEKAALLGKIEKAADLPQISSRRANYLERIETVRFFDSSGSGYSFESCRSGFAVVAVASRNGDSQMAYEPDRTIHGFNLRHKEEAGRKAAGLALSLLDAKAAKGGIMHAILDPELAGVLAHEAVGHACEGDLVEEGNSVLKGRTGEQIGDSRLTIVDDPSLYEFGFEPIDAEGVAVGRTELIKNGRVNAFLHNRETLAAVGHGLAGHARAMPGEPPLVRMSNTFVEAGDASDDEIFAECRNGIFLAGSRGGQVDTGRGVFQFNAEYGYLIENGEKTQMVRDVSLSGEILKTLHGVALCGKKREMHAGYCGKGGQSVPVSDGAPLVFLHNAVVGGSGVD, from the coding sequence ATGACCGAGATACCCGGGATCCGGTATTACGATGTCCGGCAGGTAACGGGCGAGACCACCCACATCGATATCGACAAGGGTGTGATCGAGTCCGCCGGCGTCTCCTTTTTTAAAAAAGCCGTTGTCCGGGTTCTCGGGCCACACGGCTGGGGAATCGTCGAGACCGACAAGCCCGAAGAGCTTACCGGGAAAAAATTCGAGACGCTCCTTGCATCCGGCCTGCGCCTTGCGCAGCTGACCGGGGATCCTGTCAGCCTTGCGGACGTTTCCCGCACGATCCTTCCCGTTCCCAAAGTAAAGGAGGACTGCCGGGAGATCGGCCTCGAAGAGAAGGCCGCACTGCTCGGCAAAATCGAGAAGGCGGCAGACCTTCCGCAGATATCGAGCCGGCGGGCGAACTATCTCGAACGGATCGAGACCGTCCGCTTTTTTGACAGCTCCGGCAGCGGGTATTCGTTTGAGTCCTGCCGCTCGGGGTTTGCGGTTGTTGCCGTTGCATCGAGAAACGGCGACAGCCAGATGGCCTACGAGCCCGACCGGACCATCCACGGGTTCAACCTCCGGCACAAGGAAGAGGCCGGGCGCAAAGCAGCCGGGCTGGCGCTCTCCCTGCTCGATGCAAAAGCAGCCAAAGGCGGGATCATGCATGCGATCCTCGACCCGGAGCTTGCCGGCGTCCTTGCCCACGAGGCGGTCGGCCATGCCTGCGAAGGAGATCTCGTTGAAGAGGGCAATTCCGTCCTGAAAGGCCGGACTGGCGAACAAATCGGGGATTCGCGGCTCACCATCGTGGACGACCCGTCGCTGTATGAGTTCGGCTTCGAACCGATCGATGCCGAAGGCGTTGCCGTGGGCCGGACCGAGCTCATCAAAAACGGCCGGGTAAACGCATTCCTCCACAACCGGGAGACGCTTGCCGCAGTGGGGCACGGACTGGCCGGCCATGCCCGGGCCATGCCCGGCGAACCGCCGCTCGTGCGGATGAGCAACACGTTTGTCGAGGCCGGCGATGCCTCGGACGATGAGATCTTTGCCGAATGCAGGAACGGGATCTTCCTTGCCGGAAGCCGGGGCGGCCAGGTAGACACGGGCCGGGGAGTATTCCAGTTCAACGCGGAGTACGGCTACCTGATAGAGAACGGCGAGAAGACACAGATGGTGCGTGACGTCTCCCTCTCGGGCGAAATCCTCAAAACGCTCCACGGGGTTGCCCTGTGCGGGAAGAAGCGGGAGATGCATGCGGGATACTGCGGGAAAGGCGGGCAGAGCGTGCCGGTGAGCGACGGGGCGCCGCTCGTTTTCCTGCACAATGCGGTGGTGGGCGGCAGTGGCGTGGATTGA
- a CDS encoding ribose-phosphate diphosphokinase: MKVISTERSQVLASRIAGALGTGIVDVKFSQFPDGELYLAAATPDDEMVIVGSVTDNNALVQLLLLIDACEGSKNHLVLPYMAYARQDKKFKDGEPISARAIARLFKHNLADCTTVNIHEPDVLKYFGVPTRNISVGKEVGAYIKTLGLDNPLILSPDDGALSFAQGVASAGGWDCDYLDKTRISGTEVKMAPKEISSKSRPVVIVDDIISTGGTIATAAGMLYEQGATDVYAACVHGVLIGGAYSHLKVSGIREIFCSDTIERGCSRISAAPCIAAALKH; this comes from the coding sequence ATGAAAGTCATCAGCACGGAAAGATCCCAGGTTCTTGCTTCGCGCATTGCCGGGGCCCTCGGCACCGGTATCGTGGATGTGAAATTTTCCCAGTTCCCCGACGGGGAGCTCTACCTTGCAGCGGCCACGCCCGATGACGAGATGGTGATTGTCGGGAGCGTGACCGATAACAATGCGCTGGTCCAGCTGCTCCTGTTAATCGATGCCTGCGAGGGATCGAAGAACCACCTTGTGCTGCCCTATATGGCCTATGCCCGGCAGGACAAGAAGTTTAAGGACGGGGAACCGATCAGCGCCCGTGCCATTGCCCGGCTCTTTAAGCACAACCTTGCGGACTGCACCACGGTCAACATCCACGAGCCGGACGTGCTGAAATATTTCGGCGTGCCGACCAGAAACATCTCGGTGGGAAAGGAGGTCGGGGCATACATAAAGACCCTCGGCCTCGACAATCCGCTGATCCTCTCTCCCGACGACGGGGCTCTTTCGTTTGCACAGGGCGTGGCCTCGGCCGGCGGGTGGGACTGCGATTACCTGGACAAGACCCGGATCTCGGGTACCGAGGTGAAGATGGCACCAAAGGAGATCTCGTCGAAGTCCCGGCCGGTCGTGATCGTTGACGATATCATCTCGACCGGCGGCACGATCGCGACCGCCGCGGGCATGCTGTACGAGCAGGGGGCAACGGACGTGTACGCGGCCTGCGTGCACGGCGTCCTGATCGGCGGGGCGTACTCCCACTTAAAGGTGAGCGGCATCCGCGAGATCTTCTGCAGCGACACGATCGAGCGGGGGTGCAGCCGGATCTCGGCGGCTCCCTGCATTGCAGCGGCACTGAAACACTAA